The following coding sequences lie in one Pan paniscus chromosome X, NHGRI_mPanPan1-v2.0_pri, whole genome shotgun sequence genomic window:
- the LOC129395373 gene encoding sperm protein associated with the nucleus on the X chromosome C-like has protein sequence MGQQSSAGGVKRSTPCESNEVNETMPETSRGDSQPEPAPKKSKASDSSTVLVLSYRREVRRRYSVSDELVNDHSRENRVNRLQIDEEEFTQISVQTAANQKEDAAVNLGQ, from the exons ATGGGCCAACAATCCAGTGCTGGCGGGGTGAAGAGAAGCACCCCGTGTGAATCCAACGAGGTGAATGAGACG ATGCCAGAGACGTCAAGGGGGGACTCACAGCCAGAACCCGCTCCTAAGAAATCAAAAGCATCGGACTCCTCGACCGTATTAGTGCTTTCCTACAGGAGAGAGGTTAGAAGACGTTACTCCGTCTCCGATGAATTGGTGAATGACCACTCCCGAGAGAACCGAGTCAACCGCCTCCAAATAGACGAGGAAGAATTCACGCAGATTTCTGTGCAAACAGCTGCAAACCAGAAGGAAGATGCTGCCGTTAACCTTgggcaatga